From Pseudomonas sp. LS1212, the proteins below share one genomic window:
- the prpF gene encoding 2-methylaconitate cis-trans isomerase PrpF: MAHVPQIKVPATYIRGGTSKGVFFRLQDLPERAQVPGPARDALLLRVIGSPDPYGKQIDGMGGATSSTSKTVILAKSSKPNHDVDYLFGQVSIDKAFVDWSGNCGNLSAAVGSFAISAGLVDAERIPQNGMATVRIWQANIGKTIIAHVPITDGAVQETGDFELDGVTFPAAEVQLEFMDPAADEEGAGGSMFPTGNLVDDLEVPGVGTLKATMINAGIPTIFVNAQDIGYTGTELQDAINGDARALLMFETIRAYGALRMGLIQDIDEAATRQHTPKVAFVAGPADYLASSGKPVAAGDVDLLVRALSMGKLHHAMMGTAAVAIGTAAAIPGTLVNLAAGGGSRVAVRFGHPSGTLRVGAEASRINGEWTVTKAIMSRSARVLMEGWVRVPGDSV; encoded by the coding sequence ATGGCTCACGTTCCCCAGATCAAAGTTCCCGCCACCTACATTCGTGGCGGCACCAGCAAAGGCGTGTTCTTCCGTCTGCAGGATTTGCCCGAGCGTGCACAGGTTCCGGGCCCGGCCCGCGATGCACTGCTGCTGCGCGTGATCGGCAGCCCCGACCCCTATGGCAAGCAGATCGATGGCATGGGCGGGGCGACCTCCAGCACCAGCAAGACGGTCATCCTCGCCAAAAGCAGCAAGCCCAACCACGACGTCGACTACCTGTTCGGCCAAGTGTCGATCGACAAGGCTTTCGTCGACTGGAGCGGCAACTGCGGCAACCTGTCGGCGGCGGTCGGTTCGTTTGCCATCAGCGCCGGGTTGGTCGATGCCGAGCGCATTCCGCAAAACGGCATGGCGACCGTGCGCATCTGGCAAGCCAACATCGGCAAGACCATCATCGCGCATGTGCCCATCACCGATGGTGCGGTCCAGGAAACCGGTGACTTCGAGCTCGACGGCGTGACCTTTCCCGCCGCCGAAGTCCAGCTCGAATTCATGGACCCGGCTGCCGACGAAGAAGGCGCGGGCGGCTCGATGTTCCCCACCGGCAACTTGGTGGATGACCTCGAGGTGCCGGGTGTCGGTACGCTCAAGGCGACGATGATCAATGCCGGCATCCCGACGATCTTCGTCAATGCGCAAGACATCGGCTACACGGGTACTGAACTGCAGGATGCGATCAACGGCGACGCCAGGGCGCTGCTCATGTTCGAGACCATCCGTGCCTACGGTGCTTTGCGCATGGGCCTGATCCAGGACATCGATGAAGCCGCCACGCGCCAGCACACGCCCAAGGTTGCCTTCGTCGCCGGGCCGGCCGACTACCTTGCCTCCAGTGGCAAGCCGGTAGCGGCGGGGGACGTGGACCTGCTCGTGCGCGCGCTGTCCATGGGCAAGCTGCACCACGCCATGATGGGGACGGCGGCCGTCGCCATCGGCACCGCTGCCGCGATTCCCGGCACGCTGGTGAACCTGGCTGCCGGTGGCGGTTCACGTGTCGCGGTGCGCTTCGGTCATCCTTCGGGCACCTTGCGCGTGGGGGCCGAGGCCAGCCGGATCAATGGTGAATGGACCGTGACCAAGGCCATCATGAGCCGCAGTGCGCGGGTGTTGATGGAAGGTTGGGTGCGAGTGCCGGGGGATTCGGTCTAA
- a CDS encoding DUF3726 domain-containing protein — MRVSLNEIQVVCRKAFEGIGFAPGDCDDAAEMIAWLQLHGLDGIGTLEKALAFLETETDRPFNTCYEDAAQLTLDAFGQSVLRCAAQAVELGIAKALGTGSASVRIRHCHNRLLLLGYLARCSEQGLSFCVHWRDARQQWLATFAAGQASPSLQVLDLAQPAQADEQSINVLVSRDFSLLPAPNEPGAATRLNLGWQDLAATAASQRANGLAVDDQVWAALKKLGERVLVESTEESRRRGAGEGSDAS; from the coding sequence ATGCGTGTATCGCTCAATGAAATCCAGGTTGTCTGCCGCAAGGCGTTCGAAGGCATCGGATTCGCCCCGGGAGACTGCGACGACGCCGCCGAGATGATCGCCTGGTTGCAACTGCACGGCCTGGACGGTATCGGCACCCTGGAAAAAGCCTTGGCCTTTCTCGAGACCGAAACCGACCGGCCATTCAACACCTGCTACGAAGACGCCGCGCAACTGACCCTCGATGCCTTTGGCCAGAGTGTGTTGCGCTGCGCCGCCCAGGCGGTCGAGCTGGGTATCGCCAAGGCCTTGGGCACAGGTTCGGCCTCAGTGCGCATTCGCCATTGCCACAACCGCCTGCTGTTGCTGGGCTACCTGGCACGCTGCAGCGAGCAAGGCTTGAGTTTTTGCGTGCATTGGCGCGACGCCCGCCAGCAATGGCTGGCCACCTTCGCTGCCGGGCAAGCCAGCCCAAGCCTGCAGGTCCTTGACCTGGCCCAGCCGGCACAAGCGGACGAGCAGAGCATCAACGTGCTCGTGTCACGGGACTTCAGCCTGCTGCCAGCCCCCAATGAGCCGGGCGCAGCGACACGGCTGAACCTCGGCTGGCAGGACCTCGCCGCCACGGCCGCCAGCCAGCGCGCCAACGGCCTTGCGGTCGATGACCAGGTCTGGGCCGCCTTGAAGAAGCTGGGTGAGCGGGTGCTGGTGGAAAGCACCGAAGAATCACGCCGGCGCGGCGCCGGCGAAGGCAGCGACGCCTCTTGA
- a CDS encoding tRNA-(ms[2]io[6]A)-hydroxylase produces MQLIPEIESFLLCRTPDAWVQAALRNLDILLIDHANNEKKAAGAAFQFMFQYNDKPDLLNKMSRLAREELRHFEQVLGIIKKRGIAMANVSSARYAGALRKCVRNHNPYRLTDALVVGAFVEARSCERFAALVPHLDEDLAKFYGGLLKSEARHFQDYLKLAYLYGDQADIDAKVEEIREVERELIESPDEEFRFHSGVPVAH; encoded by the coding sequence ATGCAACTGATCCCTGAAATCGAATCCTTCCTGCTCTGCCGTACGCCCGATGCCTGGGTCCAGGCGGCATTGCGCAACCTCGACATTCTTCTGATCGACCATGCCAACAACGAGAAGAAGGCGGCCGGGGCGGCGTTCCAGTTCATGTTCCAGTACAACGACAAGCCCGACCTGTTGAACAAGATGTCGCGTCTGGCCCGGGAAGAACTGCGTCATTTCGAACAGGTGCTGGGCATCATCAAGAAGCGCGGCATCGCCATGGCCAACGTCAGTTCGGCGCGCTACGCCGGAGCGCTGCGCAAATGTGTGCGCAACCACAATCCGTACCGGCTGACCGATGCGCTGGTGGTCGGCGCCTTTGTCGAGGCGCGCTCCTGCGAGCGCTTCGCCGCCCTGGTGCCGCACCTGGATGAAGACCTGGCCAAGTTCTACGGCGGCTTGCTCAAGTCTGAAGCCCGGCATTTCCAGGATTACCTGAAATTGGCGTATTTGTATGGCGATCAAGCCGACATTGATGCCAAAGTCGAGGAAATTCGGGAGGTTGAGCGCGAGCTGATCGAAAGTCCGGACGAAGAATTTCGTTTCCACAGCGGCGTCCCCGTCGCCCACTGA
- a CDS encoding RidA family protein: protein MKHAIKTDLFASRAPLEWAVVGNGTLYTAQIPIDQQGQVVAGGIEAQARQTLDNLRHTLEAAGSNLDAVTQVLIYVTDRSYLATVNALYTEYFQAPYPNRAAIVVAGLAREEMLVELVVYACVEAANA, encoded by the coding sequence ATGAAACATGCCATCAAGACTGACCTCTTCGCCTCGCGTGCCCCGCTGGAATGGGCCGTGGTCGGCAACGGCACGCTCTACACCGCGCAAATTCCCATCGACCAGCAAGGCCAGGTGGTAGCCGGTGGCATCGAAGCCCAGGCCCGTCAGACCCTGGACAACCTGCGCCATACCCTCGAAGCCGCCGGCAGCAACCTGGACGCGGTTACTCAGGTGTTGATCTACGTGACCGATCGAAGCTACCTGGCCACGGTCAATGCCCTGTATACCGAGTACTTCCAGGCCCCCTACCCCAACCGCGCAGCCATCGTGGTCGCCGGCCTTGCCCGGGAAGAAATGCTGGTGGAACTGGTGGTCTATGCCTGCGTCGAAGCGGCGAATGCTTGA
- the acnB gene encoding bifunctional aconitate hydratase 2/2-methylisocitrate dehydratase, with amino-acid sequence MLEAYRKHIEERAAQGIVPQPLNAEQTAGLVELLKNPPAGEEAVLVDLITNCVPPGVDEAAYVKAGFLSAVAKGEAKSPLIDKKRAAELLGTMQGGYNIATLVELLDDAELAPVAAEELKHTLLMFDAFHDVAEKAKAGNVNAKAVLQSWADGEWFKNRPTLADKISLRVFKVTGETNTDDLSPAPDAWSRPDIPLHALAMLKMARDGIVPDEQGVTGPMKQIEEMRGQGFPIAYVGDVVGTGSSRKSATNSVLWFFGDDIPYVPNKRGGGFCFGSKIAPIFYNTMEDAGALPIEFDVSNMHMGDVIDLYPHAGKVCKHGSLDVITTFEMKTPVLLDEVRAGGRIPLIVGRGLTEKARAELGLGPTDLFKLPEAPVDTGKGYTLAQKMVGKACGLPAGKGVRPGTYCEPKMTTVGSQDTTGPMTRDELKDLACLGFSADLVMQSFCHTAAYPKPIDVTTHHTLPDFIRTRGGVSLRPGDGIIHSWLNRMLLPDTVGTGGDSHTRFPIGISFPAGSGLVAFAAATGVMPLDMPESVLVRFKGKLQPGITLRDLVHAIPYYGIKHGLLTVEKKGKINAFSGRILEIEGLDDLTVEQAFELSDASAERSAAGCTIKLPEKAIAEYLKSNITLLRWMISEGYGDARTMERRAQAMEAWLADPQLLEADKDAEYAEVIEIDLADIKEPVLCAPNDPDDARLLSTVQGQKIDEVFIGSCMTNIGHFRAAGKLLDQVKGQLPTRLWLSPPTKMDAHQLTEEGYYGIYGKAGARMEMPGCSLCMGNQARVEPNSTVVSTSTRNFPNRLGDGANVYLASAELAAVASILGKLPTVEEYMEYAGKIDSMAADVYRYLSFDQIAEFREAAANANIPVVQA; translated from the coding sequence GTGCTTGAAGCCTACCGCAAACACATCGAAGAGCGTGCCGCCCAGGGTATCGTGCCCCAGCCGCTTAACGCCGAACAAACAGCAGGCCTGGTCGAGCTGCTGAAGAATCCCCCTGCTGGCGAAGAAGCCGTCCTCGTCGACCTGATCACCAACTGCGTTCCACCAGGCGTGGACGAAGCCGCCTACGTCAAGGCCGGTTTCCTGTCTGCCGTGGCCAAAGGTGAAGCCAAGTCCCCCCTGATCGATAAAAAGCGCGCCGCTGAGCTGCTGGGCACCATGCAAGGCGGTTACAACATCGCCACCCTGGTCGAGCTGCTGGACGACGCCGAGCTGGCACCTGTTGCCGCCGAAGAGCTCAAGCACACCCTGCTGATGTTCGATGCGTTCCACGACGTGGCCGAAAAAGCCAAGGCCGGCAACGTCAACGCCAAGGCCGTGCTGCAGTCCTGGGCCGACGGCGAGTGGTTCAAGAACCGTCCGACCCTGGCCGACAAGATCAGCCTGCGCGTGTTCAAGGTCACTGGCGAAACCAACACCGACGACCTGTCCCCTGCGCCGGACGCCTGGTCGCGCCCTGACATCCCGCTGCACGCCCTGGCCATGCTGAAAATGGCCCGCGACGGCATCGTGCCGGACGAGCAAGGCGTGACCGGCCCGATGAAGCAGATCGAAGAGATGCGCGGCCAGGGCTTCCCGATCGCCTACGTCGGTGACGTGGTCGGTACCGGTTCTTCGCGGAAGTCGGCGACCAACTCGGTACTGTGGTTCTTCGGCGACGACATCCCTTACGTGCCGAACAAGCGCGGCGGTGGTTTCTGCTTCGGCTCCAAGATCGCCCCGATCTTCTACAACACCATGGAAGACGCCGGCGCCCTGCCGATCGAATTCGATGTGTCGAACATGCACATGGGCGACGTGATCGACCTGTACCCGCACGCCGGCAAGGTCTGCAAGCACGGCAGCCTTGATGTCATCACCACCTTCGAAATGAAAACCCCGGTGCTGCTGGACGAAGTCCGCGCCGGCGGCCGTATCCCGCTGATCGTCGGCCGTGGCCTGACCGAGAAGGCGCGCGCCGAGCTGGGCCTGGGCCCAACCGACCTGTTCAAGCTGCCTGAAGCTCCGGTCGACACCGGCAAGGGCTACACCCTGGCGCAGAAGATGGTCGGCAAGGCCTGCGGCCTGCCAGCTGGCAAGGGCGTACGCCCAGGCACCTACTGCGAACCGAAGATGACCACCGTCGGCTCCCAGGACACCACTGGCCCGATGACCCGCGACGAGCTGAAAGACCTGGCGTGCCTGGGCTTCTCCGCCGACCTGGTCATGCAGTCGTTCTGCCACACCGCTGCCTACCCGAAGCCAATCGACGTCACCACCCACCACACCCTGCCGGATTTCATCCGCACCCGTGGCGGCGTGTCCCTGCGTCCAGGCGACGGCATCATCCACAGCTGGCTGAACCGCATGCTGCTGCCGGACACCGTCGGCACCGGTGGTGACTCGCACACCCGCTTCCCGATCGGCATCTCCTTCCCGGCCGGTTCCGGCCTGGTCGCCTTCGCCGCGGCAACCGGCGTGATGCCACTGGACATGCCGGAGTCGGTACTGGTGCGCTTCAAGGGCAAACTGCAACCGGGCATCACCCTGCGTGACCTGGTGCATGCCATCCCTTACTACGGCATCAAGCACGGCCTGCTGACCGTCGAGAAGAAAGGCAAGATCAACGCCTTCTCCGGCCGCATCCTGGAAATCGAAGGCCTGGACGACCTGACCGTCGAGCAAGCCTTCGAACTGTCCGACGCCTCGGCCGAACGTTCCGCGGCCGGTTGCACCATCAAGCTGCCGGAAAAGGCCATCGCCGAGTACCTGAAGTCGAACATCACCCTGCTGCGCTGGATGATCAGCGAAGGCTACGGCGATGCCCGCACCATGGAGCGTCGCGCCCAGGCGATGGAAGCCTGGCTGGCCGACCCGCAGCTGCTGGAAGCCGACAAGGACGCCGAGTACGCCGAGGTCATCGAGATCGACCTGGCCGACATCAAGGAGCCGGTGCTCTGCGCGCCGAACGACCCGGACGACGCACGCCTGCTGTCCACCGTTCAAGGCCAGAAGATCGACGAAGTGTTCATCGGTTCGTGCATGACCAACATCGGTCACTTCCGCGCGGCCGGTAAACTGCTGGATCAGGTCAAGGGTCAGCTGCCCACCCGTCTGTGGCTGTCGCCGCCGACCAAGATGGACGCTCACCAACTGACCGAAGAGGGCTACTACGGCATCTACGGCAAGGCTGGCGCGCGCATGGAAATGCCGGGCTGCTCGCTGTGCATGGGTAACCAGGCACGCGTCGAACCGAACTCCACCGTGGTCTCGACTTCGACCCGTAACTTCCCGAACCGCCTGGGCGATGGTGCCAACGTGTACCTGGCTTCTGCCGAACTGGCCGCTGTCGCGTCCATCCTCGGCAAGCTGCCAACCGTCGAAGAGTACATGGAGTACGCCGGCAAGATCGACAGCATGGCGGCCGATGTCTACCGCTACCTGAGCTTCGACCAGATCGCCGAGTTCCGTGAAGCGGCGGCGAACGCCAACATCCCGGTCGTTCAAGCGTAA
- a CDS encoding UDP-2,3-diacylglucosamine diphosphatase translates to MILLISDLHLQEERPDITRAFLDLLAGRSRSAESLYILGDFFEAWIGDDAMTPYQTSICQALRELSDSGTNIFLMHGNRDFMLGKAFCKAAGCTLLQDPCLVILNDEPVLLMHGDSLCTRDEAYMRLRRYLRNPVSLWILRHLPLGARQRLARKLRSESRAQTRMKANDIIDVTPEEIPRIMQEYGVRTLVHGHTHRPAIHKLQVGSEAARRIVLGDWDSQGWALQVDEQGFHLAAFDL, encoded by the coding sequence GTGATACTGCTGATCTCCGATCTTCACCTGCAAGAAGAACGCCCGGACATTACCCGGGCGTTTCTTGATCTACTCGCCGGGCGTTCGCGCTCGGCCGAGTCGCTCTACATCCTCGGCGACTTCTTCGAAGCCTGGATCGGCGACGACGCCATGACGCCTTACCAGACCTCGATCTGCCAGGCGTTGCGCGAGCTGAGTGACAGCGGTACCAACATTTTTCTGATGCACGGCAATCGCGACTTCATGCTCGGCAAGGCCTTCTGCAAGGCAGCCGGTTGTACCCTGCTGCAGGATCCTTGCCTGGTCATATTGAATGATGAGCCCGTGCTACTGATGCATGGCGACAGCCTGTGCACCCGCGATGAAGCCTACATGCGCCTGCGCCGCTACCTGCGCAACCCGGTCAGCCTGTGGATCCTGCGGCACCTGCCGCTGGGCGCGCGCCAGCGGCTGGCACGCAAGCTGCGCAGCGAAAGCCGTGCGCAAACCCGGATGAAAGCCAACGACATCATCGATGTGACCCCGGAAGAAATTCCACGGATCATGCAGGAATATGGTGTACGCACGTTGGTCCACGGGCACACCCACCGGCCGGCGATTCATAAGCTGCAGGTGGGTTCCGAGGCGGCCCGGCGCATTGTGCTGGGTGATTGGGACAGCCAGGGCTGGGCGTTGCAGGTGGATGAGCAGGGGTTTCATCTGGCGGCGTTCGACTTGTAG
- the prpD gene encoding 2-methylcitrate dehydratase — translation MSANVDLNIRPDYDQVLQDIADYVLNYRIQSPEALDTARNCLMDTLGCGLLALRFPECTKHLGPIVEGTLVPYGARVPGTRFCLDPVKAAWDIGCIVRWLDYNDTWLAAEWGHPSDNLGGILAVADHLSQKRVANGEPPLTLRTVLEAMIMAHEIQGVMALENSFNRVGLDHVILVKVASTAVCARLMGASREQLLSALSHAFVDGQALRTYRHAPNAGSRKSWAAGDASSRGVRLADIAMRGEMGVPSVLTTPQWGFYDVLFSHTNKDLALKPEDKRQFSFSQAFGTYVMENVLFKISFPAEFHAQTACEAAVTLHPQVKDRLHEIDRIVITTHESAIRIISKVGPLANAADRDHCIQYMTAVPLAFGDLVAEHYEDDFHAAHPIIDELRAKMVIVEEPRFTREYLEADKRSIANAMQVFFRDGSSTGQVVVEYPIGHRRRRGEGIPLLEDKFKANLATRFAAQRSAEIFALCKDQARLEATPVNRFMDLFVI, via the coding sequence ATGAGCGCCAACGTTGATCTGAACATCCGCCCCGACTACGACCAGGTCCTGCAGGACATCGCCGACTACGTCCTGAACTACAGGATCCAATCCCCGGAAGCCCTCGATACCGCCCGCAACTGCCTCATGGATACCCTGGGCTGCGGCCTGCTGGCCCTGCGCTTCCCCGAATGCACCAAACACCTGGGCCCGATCGTGGAAGGCACCCTCGTGCCGTATGGCGCTCGTGTGCCCGGCACTCGCTTTTGTCTCGACCCGGTCAAGGCCGCCTGGGACATCGGCTGCATCGTCCGCTGGCTCGATTACAACGACACCTGGCTGGCTGCCGAATGGGGGCACCCGTCCGATAATCTCGGCGGCATTCTCGCGGTCGCCGACCATCTGTCGCAAAAGCGCGTGGCCAATGGCGAGCCGCCGCTGACCCTGCGCACCGTCCTCGAAGCGATGATCATGGCCCACGAGATCCAGGGCGTGATGGCGTTGGAGAACTCATTCAACCGAGTCGGCCTGGACCACGTGATTCTGGTCAAGGTCGCCTCCACCGCCGTCTGCGCCAGACTGATGGGCGCCAGCCGCGAACAGTTGCTGTCGGCACTGTCCCATGCCTTTGTCGACGGCCAGGCCCTGCGCACCTATCGCCACGCGCCCAATGCCGGTTCCCGCAAGTCCTGGGCGGCGGGCGATGCCAGCAGTCGTGGCGTGCGTCTTGCCGATATCGCCATGCGTGGCGAAATGGGAGTCCCGAGCGTGCTGACCACGCCACAGTGGGGCTTCTACGACGTGCTGTTCAGTCACACCAACAAGGACCTGGCGCTCAAGCCTGAAGACAAGCGCCAATTCAGTTTCTCTCAGGCATTCGGCACCTACGTGATGGAAAACGTGCTGTTCAAGATCAGCTTCCCGGCCGAGTTCCACGCGCAAACCGCCTGCGAAGCTGCCGTGACCCTGCACCCGCAGGTCAAGGATCGCCTGCATGAAATCGACAGGATTGTCATTACCACTCATGAGTCGGCGATCCGCATCATCTCCAAGGTCGGCCCGCTGGCCAATGCCGCCGACCGCGACCACTGCATCCAGTACATGACCGCCGTACCGCTGGCCTTCGGCGATCTGGTGGCCGAGCATTACGAAGATGATTTTCATGCGGCCCATCCGATCATCGACGAGTTGCGCGCCAAGATGGTCATCGTCGAAGAACCGCGCTTTACACGTGAATACCTGGAGGCCGACAAACGCTCGATCGCCAACGCGATGCAGGTGTTCTTCAGGGATGGTTCCAGTACCGGGCAGGTTGTGGTCGAGTATCCGATTGGTCATCGGCGGCGTCGTGGCGAGGGGATTCCCTTGCTGGAAGACAAGTTCAAGGCCAACCTGGCGACGCGGTTTGCGGCGCAGCGGTCGGCTGAGATTTTTGCGTTATGCAAGGATCAGGCGAGGTTAGAGGCGACGCCGGTCAACCGGTTCATGGATTTGTTTGTGATCTGA
- a CDS encoding universal stress protein: MQAVRSILVILDPEHTHGLALNRAKLIAKATQARLHLLMCDKKQDHSAQLAFLKNEMLDDGFDATTEQAWHGSIHETIVSAQQAEGCGLVIKQHRPDSPLKKALLTPEDWKLLRYCPCAVLMVKTDKPWTGGVILAAVDVGNTDEEHRHLHANIIDHGYQIASMAKAELHVISAHPSPMLSAADPVYQLKETIEARYREQCQAFQSEFDIDDDHLHIAEGPADVLIPYTAHKLGAAVTVIGTVARTGISGALIGNTAEVVLDALESDVLVLKTQEIIDHLVEVARG; the protein is encoded by the coding sequence ATGCAAGCCGTCCGCAGCATTCTGGTGATACTCGACCCCGAACACACCCATGGCCTGGCATTGAACCGGGCGAAACTGATCGCCAAGGCGACCCAGGCGCGCCTGCACCTGCTGATGTGCGACAAGAAGCAGGATCACAGCGCCCAGCTCGCCTTTCTGAAAAACGAAATGCTCGATGATGGCTTCGACGCCACAACCGAACAGGCCTGGCATGGCTCGATCCACGAAACCATCGTCTCTGCCCAGCAGGCCGAAGGTTGTGGGCTGGTGATCAAGCAGCACCGCCCCGACAGCCCGCTGAAAAAAGCCCTGCTCACGCCTGAGGACTGGAAACTGCTGCGCTACTGCCCTTGCGCCGTGCTGATGGTCAAGACCGACAAGCCCTGGACGGGCGGCGTGATCCTGGCCGCCGTGGATGTGGGCAATACCGATGAAGAACACCGCCACCTGCACGCCAACATCATCGACCACGGCTATCAAATTGCCAGCATGGCCAAGGCCGAGCTCCATGTCATCAGCGCCCACCCCTCGCCAATGCTCTCAGCGGCGGACCCGGTGTATCAGCTCAAGGAAACCATCGAGGCGCGTTATCGCGAACAGTGCCAGGCGTTCCAGTCCGAGTTCGATATAGATGACGACCATTTGCACATCGCCGAAGGTCCGGCCGATGTGTTGATACCCTATACGGCGCACAAGCTGGGTGCTGCCGTTACTGTCATCGGCACGGTGGCGCGCACGGGGATTTCCGGCGCGTTGATCGGCAACACCGCCGAGGTGGTGCTCGATGCGCTGGAAAGTGATGTGCTGGTGCTCAAGACCCAGGAGATCATTGATCATTTGGTGGAGGTGGCCCGCGGTTAG
- a CDS encoding peptidylprolyl isomerase gives MSKVKLSTNFGTIVLELNAEKAPLTVANFIEYVKAGHYENTVFHRVISNFMIQGGGFEPGMKEKKDKRPSIQNEADNGLSNDKYTVAMARTMEPHSASAQFFINVADNSFLNHSAKTVQGWGYAVFGKVVEGSDVVDKIKGVATTMKAGHQDVPAEDVIIEKAEIVE, from the coding sequence ATGTCCAAAGTCAAACTGAGCACCAACTTCGGCACCATCGTCCTGGAATTGAACGCTGAAAAAGCCCCGCTGACCGTGGCCAACTTCATCGAATACGTTAAGGCCGGCCACTACGAAAACACTGTTTTCCACCGTGTCATCAGCAACTTCATGATCCAGGGCGGCGGTTTCGAGCCTGGCATGAAAGAGAAGAAAGACAAGCGCCCAAGCATCCAGAACGAAGCCGACAACGGCCTGTCCAACGACAAGTACACCGTTGCCATGGCCCGCACCATGGAACCGCATTCGGCTTCCGCGCAGTTCTTCATCAACGTTGCCGACAACAGCTTCCTCAACCACAGCGCCAAGACCGTTCAAGGCTGGGGCTATGCCGTATTCGGTAAAGTGGTCGAAGGCAGCGACGTGGTCGACAAGATCAAGGGCGTAGCCACCACCATGAAGGCCGGCCACCAGGACGTACCCGCAGAAGACGTGATCATCGAGAAAGCCGAGATCGTTGAGTGA
- a CDS encoding DUF1289 domain-containing protein, translating into MSNQSIKTPCVGLCSTVYGDLVCRGCKRFHHEVINWNGYNEDEKRAVWLRLEQLLVQVMAGKLEVFDRSKLRLQLEQRKIRFVPQQSEYCWAYQLIARGARVINQLEAYGMVLMPEFREWELPQLRDAIDREFFLLSEAHYQRYIAPGFLKDALG; encoded by the coding sequence ATGTCCAATCAGTCCATCAAGACGCCGTGCGTCGGCCTTTGTTCAACCGTTTACGGGGACCTCGTGTGCCGTGGCTGCAAGCGCTTCCACCATGAAGTGATCAACTGGAACGGCTACAACGAGGACGAGAAGCGTGCGGTATGGCTGCGCCTGGAGCAATTGCTGGTGCAGGTGATGGCCGGCAAGCTGGAGGTGTTCGACCGCTCGAAACTGCGTTTGCAACTGGAGCAGCGCAAGATTCGCTTCGTGCCGCAGCAGTCGGAATACTGCTGGGCGTATCAGCTGATTGCCCGGGGGGCGCGGGTGATCAACCAGCTCGAGGCTTATGGCATGGTGTTGATGCCGGAGTTTCGCGAGTGGGAATTGCCGCAATTACGCGATGCCATTGATCGGGAATTTTTCCTGCTGTCCGAGGCGCATTATCAGCGGTATATCGCGCCGGGGTTTCTCAAGGATGCCTTGGGGTAG